From Anopheles arabiensis isolate DONGOLA chromosome 3, AaraD3, whole genome shotgun sequence, a single genomic window includes:
- the LOC120900023 gene encoding transient receptor potential channel pyrexia-like, whose protein sequence is MDNYGFKDSDSTTAPSPLPPPSTPPVRPPRIFRTISCIENGSIKFPRLSSRFNATLKKDTGEQPIDPEAALSETLMNENGPRNENSTKTANIQNNISDVTAGIRRSSADNHNVSAATVNGSFTTTTNTNTKTTASHSGTGQPNGRKSHVDCYEYMEVGPSPPAEGAPNLYDSYDESYSESSAQLCNDIIRISLTEQMRLAGGRVALLESFELDLTLDCAAVEHLLNGTATLATSGPATNTSTTTFPTNNSVSIGGQQLEKNICFLWAAFLRKFHLLDQCVRLGADINFCDSNGLTALHLASFSGCTECCAFLIQHGLDVNMQPKWYTPLHCAAFGNSLATAELLIKNGARIDVPTNKQHCEESLLHCAVRSNAIDCLRFFIAHGSNVNALERNGTNPIHLAADLGHTQCLAALLECPNADPNIRIQQGDKQMTALHLAADEGNLDCVTQLLARGADVRARNHRGFTPLHLAARSGSADCVEALLKLGGCDPNMADFDQRTPLHAAVSKSDTAVEMIETLIAWGANVNQRDVYGFTALHLAALDALGPCVETLLYHGADVTMKSRKGTSALNIISRKTPASLGVIQCKLDAAITLTHSQDSSSREVELELDFRSILQHCHPREISYLNTFVDDGQKEFLQHPLCSAFLYIKWNKIRKYYIARLLFCFTFVLFLTLYVLTALAHNCYNGSKDMKETIQEQELCQKQSIFGDMLRNNPFVIEMQWMVLVAITAIEICRKIYGITGYTSLKHYVTQTENAIEWFIILSVFVISYIYTKRTYTWQNHVGAFAVLLGWTNLMLMIGQLPVFGAYVAMYTKVQVEFAKLFMAYSCMLIGFTISFCVIFPSSSSFANPFMGFITVLVMMTGEQDLELLINDPDGKDPPFLLEISAQITFVLFLLFVTVILMNLLIGIAVHDIQGLKKTAGLSKLVRQTKLISYIESALFNGWLPNWLRNLLYYTALVSPQAYRVVLSVKPLNPGETRLPRDIMMAAYEVAKQKKHYVRKSFSTLRRDVSYDPQKNALIVNGMQSKTYKRTDSSCNVSNCRRAAHTGMGVASTNNDHTTKFGYVYDTPTLYGLTNKLDEHNDYIGNIATEIAELRSTIEENQQMLRQVLELLSKSQTHNIQSDQL, encoded by the exons ATGGACAATTATGGCTTTAAAGATAGTGATAGTACAACAGCACCATCACCCCTTCCACCACCATCGACGCCACCAGTACGGCCGCCTAGAATATTTCGAACGATAAGCTGCATTGAGAATGGTTCCATTAAGTTTCCCCGTTTGAGTAGCAG ATTCAACGCTACATTGAAAAAGGATACTGGAGAGCAACCGATAGATCCAGAAGCAGCGTTATCGGAGACGCTTATGAATGAGAATGGGCCTCGTAATGAGAATAGCACCAAGACTGCTAACATACAAAATAACATAAGCGATGTGACTGCTGGAATCAGACGCTCATCAGCAGACAATCATAACGTGTCTGCAGCAACAGTAAATGGAAgctttaccaccaccacaaatACTAACACCAAAACAACTGCATCACATAGTGGAACAGGTCAACCTAACGGTCGTAAATCGCACGTTGACTGTTATGAATACATGGAAGTAGGACCATCCCCTCCTGCCGAGGGCGCACCGAATCTATACGATAGCTACGACGAAAGTTACTCCGAATCCAGTGCCCAACTCTGTAATGACATCATCCGTATATCGCTCACAGAGCAGATGCGGCTTGCAGGTGGTCGAGTGGCATTGCTTGAAAGTTTCGAACTCGATCTCACACTTGATTGTGCGGCAGTTGAGCATCTGCTGAATGGAACAGCAACACTCGCAACATCAGGGCCAGCAACGAATACCTCAACTACAACCTTTCCCACTAACAACAGTGTCAGCATTGGAGGACAACAGCTTGAAAAAAATATCTGCTTTCTGTGGGCGGCATTTCTACGAAAGTTTCATCTACTTGATCAGTGTGTCCGACTCGGTGCCGATATCAACTTTTGCGACAGTAATGGTTTAACAGCGCTCCATCTCGCATCTTTCAGTGGGTGTACTGAATGTTGCGCATTTCTGATTCAGCATGGACTAGACGTTAATATGCAACCTAAATGGTACACTCCATTACACTGTGCCGCATTCGGTAATTCATTAGCTACCGCTGAGCTTCTAATTAAAAATGGTGCTCGCATTGACGTGCCAACCAACAAGCAACACTGTGAAGAATCGTTGCTTCACTGTGCCGTACGTTCAAATGCTATCGACTGTCTTCGATTCTTCATAGCCCACGGTTCAAATGTAAACGCACTAGAACGTAATGGAACGAACCCAATCCATCTTGCCGCCGACCTCGGCCACACCCAGTGTCTTGCTGCATTGCTAGAGTGTCCGAATGCCGATCCCAACATCCGTATTCAGCAAGGGGATAAGCAGATGACTGCGTTGCACCTTGCCGCAGACGAGGGTAATTTGGACTGCGTTACCCAACTGCTAGCACGAGGCGCGGACGTCCGCGCTCGTAATCATCGTGGTTTTACGCCGCTACATTTGGCAGCTCGCAGTGGAAGTGCAGATTGTGTCGAGGCCCTACTAAAACTTGGTGGATGTGATCCGAATATGGCCGATTTCGATCAACGTACGCCACTACACGCTGCAGTCAGCAAATCCGATACTGCCGTCGAAATGATTGAGACACTAATTGCATGGGGTGCTAATGTCAACCAGCGCGATGTGTACGGATTTACCGCACTGCATCTTGCGGCATTAGATGCACTAGGTCCTTGCGTAGAAACATTGCTTTACCACGGTGCGGATGTCACAATGAAATCCAGGAAGGGAACTAGCGCTCTCAACATTATAAGTCGTAAAACTCCGGCATCTCTAGGAGTCATACAATGCAAACTTGATGCTGCTATCACTCTGACACACTCCCAGGATTCATCCAGCCGGGAGGTGGAGTTAGAACTAGATTTTCGCAGTATCCTGCAACATTGCCACCCAAGGGAAATTAGCTATCTAAATACATTTGTGGACGATGGACAAAAGGAATTTTTGCAACATCCGCTCTGCTCAGCTTTTCTCTACATTAAGTGGAACAAAATACGCAAATACTATATCGCGCGATTGCTTTTCTGTTTCACATTTGTGCTCTTTCTAACACTGTACGTGCTCACAGCACTAGCGCATAATTGCTATAACGGCAGCAAGGACATGAAGGAAACTATTCAGGAACAGGAGCTTTGTCAAAAACAATCCATCTTTGGAGATATGCTACGCAATAACCCATTCGTAATTGAGATGCAATGGATGGTTTTAGTGGCAATCACAGCAATTGAAATTTGTCGTAAGATCTATGGCATCACTGGCTATACTTCGTTAAAACATTACGTAACACAAACAGAAAATGCGATCGAATGGTTCATCATACTGAGCGTATTTGTTATCTCTTACATCTACACTAAAAGGACCTACACTTGGCAGAATCATGTAGGAGCCTTTGCAGTACTGCTTGGTTGGACGAATCTGATGCTTATGATCGGTCAGTTACCCGTTTTCGGTGCGTATGTCGCCATGTATACCAAAGTGCAGGTTGAATTTGCCAAACTTTTCATGGCCTATTCATGTATGTTGATTGGCTTCACAATCAGCTTTTGTGTCATAtttccatcttcttcttcgtttgctAATCCTTTCATGGGATTTATCACTGTACTAGTGATGATGACGGGGGAACAAGACCTTGAATTGCTGATCAATGATCCTGATGGCAAGGATCCACCGTTTCTTCTTGAAATTAGCGCTCAGATTacttttgtgctgtttttattgtttgtcaCAGTCATTCTGATGAACTTGCTCATTGGTATAGCTGTGCACGATATACAAGGATTGAAAAAAACGGCCGGTCTGTCAAAATTAGTCCGGCAAACGAAACTGATTTCCTACATCGAATCTGCTCTTTTTAATGGTTGGCTACCAAACTGGCTGCGCAATTTACTTTACTACACGGCGCTGGTCTCGCCACAAGCTTACCGTGTTGTGTTAAGCGTCAAACCTCTCAATCCCGGCGAAACAAGACTTCCCCGGGATATCATGATGGCCGCATATGAGGTAgcgaagcagaaaaaacacTATGTCAGAAAGAGTTTCTCAACACTACGTCGTGATGTGTCTTACGATCCTCAAAAAAACGCACTAATAGTGAATGGGATGCAGTCAAAAACGTACAAACGCACAGATAGTAGCTGTAATGTATCCAACTGTCGCCGAGCTGCTCACACAGGAATGGGAGTAGCCAGCACAAATAATGATCATACAACAAAGTTTGGATACGTCTATGACACACCAACGCTGTATGGTCTCACCAATAAGTTAGACGAACATAATGACTATATTGGTAACATTGCAACAGAGATTGCAGAACTACGATCAACAATCGAGGAGAATCAGCAGATGCTGCGGCAGGTGCTCGAATTACTAAGCAAAAGTCAAACACACAACATTCAATCGGATCAATTATAA